The Miscanthus floridulus cultivar M001 unplaced genomic scaffold, ASM1932011v1 fs_839_1_2, whole genome shotgun sequence genome contains the following window.
GAGATACTGCCAGAAGATCGTTGAAATCTTGGGTCTTCTGAAGCTGGTCCTCGATGAAGTTCTCCTCCCCCAGATTACTCTAGATGATAGAAAAATTCTGCTGCTTGAGGAACTGGATGCTACCATCAATGATGCGATAAAGCTAGTTGGAAGCTGGGATTTGATGATGAACAAAATTTATTTCGTAATTCCCTTATCCCTTCCATTTACTACTGTCATTCACATAAGACACAACTTATAGCTTATACAACGCTTTCGTTATTTAATACTTGCAAATTATTATATGAAGGTTATGCAGGTGGAGTCCCTTATTGACAAGATGCAAAATTATGTCCTTGAAGTGTGCCAAGTTGTCAATTCTGAAGTGACACCACCAGAAACCAGTTGTGTTTCAGTGTACTTGGAGGTAGTGAAAAAGCTTTATTGTCATATCAGTTGTACTCCTTTCAGATGATCTCATATTCTAATCACTTTGGTTCTCGCAAATTTCAGAAAATAAAGCAAGCGCCAGGCATCACGGTCCTCCCCAGGAAGAACGCCTGGTAGGCTGAGGAGCTCGAGTACACGCCGCCGGATGTCCACTTCCAGATCACGCAGTCCGGGATGTTGGGCTGCAACTGAACGTTCTCCACCATGTCCCAGAGGCGGAGGTACTCAACTAGGACTGCCGCAGTCCTCGCTCGCGCCTCCGCACCACCAAAGGTGAAGTTTTTCTTTTGGATAGCCCTCCTTGGCTGCCTCTGGACCGCGGAGCGACGCATGCGCCACGGACTACAACAGAGCGCCGACTGCGTGCTCTGTGCCCAATGCACGGAGGCCACTGACCACCTGCTGGCGTCCTGCGTTTTCACCCGAGAGATCTGGCACCGCCTACTCGCACGTGTCGGGTTCCAGCATCTTTGCCCGAGCGACGAGTCCGTTCTACTCGACTGGTGGCAGCAGGAACGGATGCGGGTTCCCGAGTCCTTCCGGCGGGGATTCGACTCCTTGGTGCTGCTTGTTTCTTGGGAGGTTTGGAAGGAACGCAATAGAAGGACCTTCGACTCCTCCTGCAAGACGCCGACCGAGCTCGTATCTCTTATCCGTCACGAAGCCAACGACTGGATAGCGGCCGGCTTCCGGTGCTTCGCGCCGCTCTTCACGCCTGCTGCCTAGCGGGCTTCCCCTAGCTCTCTGTCGCACAATTAGTCTAGCCAGCACTACGACCTTGCTGCTCCACCGTTCGAGCCGGTGATCTTTGTATGTGTTCTACTCGTCGCGCCTATGGCAACTCGCCAACCGGGCCTTCGGGTTGTGTACCTTGATTCCCACTTCCCTTAATGAAGCACGTGCTAAGCACGCTTTCGAAAAAAAAAGCAATTTCAATGTGAGAAAATTATGGGTATCATCAAGGAGGCTTCCAGGGATCTTGTCGGAAAATATATGCCAAAGTCAGAGACATTGACAAATATCCAAGTTTCTTTGAGCTTATCCACAAATCAAGAGTTGCTGATGGAGTCTGTTGCCCTTGCCAAGATTAGAACAAGAGTCAATGCCGAGGATAGTTCAGAACTAGATGGTATCAACCATATCTCTGAATTAGTGAACCATATGCTTGAGAAACATGTGGAAGAAAAACAGATGCATAGTATTAATGGAGTGCCCATACCCGCTGATTTTTGCTGCCCCCTTTCCCTTGAACTAATGTCAGATCCAGTGATTGTGGCTTCTGGTCAAACATATGAACGGTTTTTCATCAGGAAGTGGCTTGACTTGGGTTACAATGTCTGCCCCAAGACACGTCAAACTTTGGGACACAGTAATTTGATTCCTAACTACACTGTCAAACAGTTGATTGAAAATTGGTCTGAGATACATGGTGTAGTGCTACCAGACCCCGTGAAACTCTTGAGTTTGAGCTTTTCAGTTTCCCTCAAGCCGATTAATGGTAGAACAAGTGATAAATCTCCTTCCTCTGAAAACTCTCCAAGGACAAATAAGTTTGGCTCACCAGATCATATGATATCATCAGATGACAGTTGTCATCCTAACTTGCTGCATGAGAATTCTGATTCAGATGATCAAATCTCCAAGGCTTCATCTTCTGAAGACACAGATGATTCTGAAACTGATTCTTCGAAGTTACTAATTGCAGCTATTGAAGTAAACACATTAATATGCAATGCGACTATTGATGGTTCTGAAGCCCTTAAGCAATTGAGAAAGGATGGTTTCCATGCTTCTGATGTTGAACAGCATCTCCAAAGTAATGGTATCAGTAGTGATATTGGCACAAGTGCTTCTTCCAGCAGCAACCATCTTGAAGTCGTTGAGAAGAATAAGGAGGAACTGGTCTCAAGTAACAGCATTGCATCAGAAAATACAAGAAATGGTCCAATGATCACCTGCTCAAAACCAAATTGGCTGCCAAGGTTGGGTGGTGTTCGTTCTCGAAATCAATTAGTCTGGCAGCAACAATCAGATAAAGCTGTTCCAATGGAGTCAAGATCTGATTTTGCTAGTGCTGATAATAATGTTCGTAAACTTATTGAGGACCTGAAAAATGAGTGTACTGATGTCCAAAGGGCAGCAATAGGAGAGCTCCTTGTTCTTTCAAGGCACAGCATGGAGAGTAGAATTGCCATTGCAAACTGCGGTGCTATACCCTTCTTGGTGAATCTTCTTTATTATGCAGATCCCAGCATGCAGGAAAATGCTGTAACAGTACTCCTGAATTTGTCGTTAGATGACAACAAGAAGATCGCCATCGCAAGTGCGGATGCCATCAAGCCTCTCATCCACGTTCTTGAGACGGGTAACCCTGAGGCAAGAGCAAACTCAGCTGCAGCTCTCTTCAGTCTTTCAGTAAATGAAGATAACAAGGCCAAAATCGGACGCTCTGGAGCGATCAAAGCC
Protein-coding sequences here:
- the LOC136533290 gene encoding U-box domain-containing protein 4-like, with product MEESVPMSIISSISNFRKLSTSCVVETELIKRYCQKIVEILGLLKLVLDEVLLPQITLDDRKILLLEELDATINDAIKLVGSWDLMMNKIYFVMQVESLIDKMQNYVLEVCQVVNSEVTPPETSCVSVYLEKKKQFQCEKIMGIIKEASRDLVGKYMPKSETLTNIQVSLSLSTNQELLMESVALAKIRTRVNAEDSSELDGINHISELVNHMLEKHVEEKQMHSINGVPIPADFCCPLSLELMSDPVIVASGQTYERFFIRKWLDLGYNVCPKTRQTLGHSNLIPNYTVKQLIENWSEIHGVVLPDPVKLLSLSFSVSLKPINGRTSDKSPSSENSPRTNKFGSPDHMISSDDSCHPNLLHENSDSDDQISKASSSEDTDDSETDSSKLLIAAIEVNTLICNATIDGSEALKQLRKDGFHASDVEQHLQSNGISSDIGTSASSSSNHLEVVEKNKEELVSSNSIASENTRNGPMITCSKPNWLPRLGGVRSRNQLVWQQQSDKAVPMESRSDFASADNNVRKLIEDLKNECTDVQRAAIGELLVLSRHSMESRIAIANCGAIPFLVNLLYYADPSMQENAVTVLLNLSLDDNKKIAIASADAIKPLIHVLETGNPEARANSAAALFSLSVNEDNKAKIGRSGAIKALVDLLQDGSAQGKKDAATALFNLSTFHENKARIIEAGAVKHLVELMDPAAGMVDKAVSVLAILATVQEGRNDIAQAGGIPVLVQVVELGSARAKENAAAALLQLCTNNSRFCSLVLQEGAMPPLVALSQSGTARAREKAQVLLSYFRNQRQVGKVVRR